One part of the Arabidopsis thaliana chromosome 1 sequence genome encodes these proteins:
- the COR413IM1 gene encoding COLD REGULATED 314 INNER MEMBRANE 1 (COLD REGULATED 314 INNER MEMBRANE 1 (COR413IM1); FUNCTIONS IN: molecular_function unknown; INVOLVED IN: cold acclimation, cellular response to water deprivation, cellular response to cold, response to abscisic acid stimulus; LOCATED IN: integral to chloroplast inner membrane, chloroplast thylakoid membrane, chloroplast, chloroplast envelope; EXPRESSED IN: 21 plant structures; EXPRESSED DURING: 12 growth stages; CONTAINS InterPro DOMAIN/s: Cold acclimation WCOR413 (InterPro:IPR008892); BEST Arabidopsis thaliana protein match is: cold regulated 314 thylakoid membrane 2 (TAIR:AT1G29390.1); Has 150 Blast hits to 147 proteins in 27 species: Archae - 0; Bacteria - 0; Metazoa - 0; Fungi - 0; Plants - 150; Viruses - 0; Other Eukaryotes - 0 (source: NCBI BLink).) — protein sequence MASLCLSSSRIVSLHHQKPFLSLKLRSRPSDLSGLGRHTSPVCFNPLRLSGDRQRTATVSTRVEKRRKRGSSVVCYAAPISANSLQWISTISCLALMLARGTGIHKSVVVPLFALHAPSSIVAWIKGEYGVWAAFLALIARLFFTFPGELELPFIALLLVIVAPYQVMNIRGKQEGAIIAIAISGFLAFQHFSRAGSLEKAYEKGSVLATVAIIGVTVVSLLLLL from the exons ATGGCGAGTCTCTGTCTCTCATCGTCCCGGATCGTTTCTCTTCACCACCAGAAACCATTCCTCTCTCTTAAACTCCGGTCTCGTCCTTCAGATCTCTCCGGTCTAGGTCGCCACACGAGTCCTGTTTGCTTCAATCCGCTTAG GTTATCGGGTGATCGTCAGCGAACCGCTACGGTATCAACGAGGGTGGAGAAGCGGCGAAAGAGAGGATCGAGTGTGGTCTGTTATGCTGCTCCGATTTCTGCCAATAGTCTACAATGGATCTCCACCATTTCTTGCCT TGCATTGATGCTTGCAAGGGGTACTGGTATACATAAGTCAGTTGTTGTTCCACTATTCGCTCTCCACGCACCATCGAGCATCGTCGCCTGGATTAA gGGAGAGTATGGTGTATGGGCAGCATTCTTGGCGCTTATTGCTCGACTTTTCTTCACTTTTCCAG GTGAACTTGAGCTTCCATTCATCGCATTACTCTTGGTGATTGTGGCGCCATATCAAGTCATGAACATAAG AGGGAAGCAAGAAGGGGCAATCATAGCAATAGCAATATCTGGTTTTCTGGCTTTCCAACATTTCTCACGAGCAGGGAGCTTGGAGAAAGCATATGAGAAGGGTTCAGTTCTTGCCACTGTAGCCATTATTGGTGTCACAGTTGTATCGCTCCTTTTGTTGCTATAA
- the ML5 gene encoding MEI2-like protein 5: MDIPHEAEAGAWGILPGFGRHHHPSSDATLFSSSLPVFPRGKLQLSDNRDGFSLIDDTAVSRTNKFNESADDFESHSIGNLLPDEEDLLTGMMDDLDLGELPDADDYDLFGSGGGMELDADFRDNLSMSGPPRLSLSSLGGNAIPQFNIPNGAGTVAGEHPYGEHPSRTLFVRNINSNVEDSELTALFEQYGDIRTLYTTCKHRGFVMISYYDIRSARMAMRSLQNKPLRRRKLDIHFSIPKDNPSEKDMNQGTLVVFNLDPSISNDDLHGIFGAHGEIKEIRETPHKRHHKFVEFYDVRGAEAALKALNRCEIAGKRIKVEPSRPGGARRSLMLQLNQDLENDDLHYLPMIGSPMANSPPMQGNWPLNSPVEGSPLQSVLSRSPVFGLSPTRNGHLSGLASALNSQGPSSKLAPIGRGQIGSNGFQQSSHLFQEPKMDNKYTGNLSPSGPLISNGGGIETLSGSEFLWGSPNARSEPSSSSVWSTSSTGNPLFSTRVDRSVPFPHQHQNQSRSHHHFHVGSAPSGVPLEKHFGFVPESSKDALFMNTVGLQGMSGMGLNGGSFSSKMANNGIINSGSMAENGFSSYRMMSSPRFSPMFLSSGLNPGRFASGFDSLYENGRPRRVENNSNQVESRKQFQLDLEKILNGEDSRTTLMIKNIPNKYTSKMLLAAIDEKNQGTYNFLYLPIDFKNKCNVGYAFINMLNPELIIPFYEAFNGKKWEKFNSEKVASLAYARIQGKSALIAHFQNSSLMNEDMRCRPIIFDTPNNPESVEQVVDEESKNMDLLDSQLSDDDGRERS, from the exons ATGGATATTCCACATGAAGCAGAAGCTGGAGCTTGGGGGATTCTCCCTGGTTTTGGTCGTCACCATCATCCCTCCAGTGATGCTACTTTGTTCTCCAGTTCTTTACCTGTTTTCCCCCGTGGAAAAC TGCAATTGAGTGATAACAGAGATGGTTTCTCACTGATAGACGATACGGCTGTTTCTCGCACAAACAAGTTTAACGAAAGTGCTGATGACTTTGAATCTCATTCCATTGGAAACCTGCTCCCTGATGAAGAGGATCTTTTGACAGGGATGATGGATGATCTTGACCTGGGGGAGTTACCAGATGCTGATGATTATGATCTTTTTGGTAGTGGAGGAGGAATGGAACTTGACGCTGATTTTCGAGACAACTTGAGTATGAGTGGTCCTCCAAGGCTATCACTTTCAAGTCTTGGTGGAAATGCAATTCCGCAATTCAATATTCCAAATGGTGCAGGAACAGTTGCTGGTGAGCATCCTTATGGTGAACATCCCTCGAGAACATTGTTTGTCCGGAATATTAACAGCAATGTAGAAGACTCTGAACTCACAGCTCTCTTTGAG CAATACGGTGATATTAGAACGCTCTATACCACTTGTAAGCATAGGGGATTTGTCATGATATCTTATTATGACATTCGTTCTGCTCGAATGGCTATGAGGTCTTTACAGAATAAGCCATTAAGACGTAGAAAATTGGACATTCACTTCTCAATTCCAAAG GATAATCCATCTGAGAAAGATATGAATCAGGGGACATTAGTGGTGTTTAACCTGGATCCTTCAATTTCTAATGATGACTTACATGGAATTTTTGGTGCTCATGGCGAGATCAAAGAG ATAAGAGAAACACCACATAAGAGGCATCACAAATTCGTCGAGTTTTATGATGTCCGCGGTGCTGAAGCAGCATTGAAGGCATTAAACAGGTGTGAGATTGCAGGAAAACGTATAAAGGTTGAACCTAGTCGCCCTGGAGGAGCTCGTCGaag CCTGATGTTGCAACTTAACCAAGATCTTGAGAACGATGATTTGCACTACCTACCGATGATTGGTTCACCCATGGCAAACTCTCCCCCAA TGCAAGGTAACTGGCCGCTGAACAGTCCCGTGGAAGGTAGTCCGCTTCAAAGTGTACTTAGCAGGTCACCTGTTTTTGGCTTAAGTCCTACAAGGAACGGCCACTTGTCTGGTTTGGCTTCTGCTCTAAATTCACAAGGACCAAGCTCGAAGCTTGCACCCATTGGCAGGGGTCAAATTGGTAGCAACGGCTTCCAACAGTCATCACATTTATTCCAAGAGCCTAAGATGGATAATAAGTACACAGGAAATCTCTCTCCTTCAGGTCCTTTGATCTCAAATGGAGGTGGAATTGAGACGTTGTCGGGTTCAGAGTTTCTCTGGGGAAGTCCTAACGCACGCTCTGAACCTTCAAGTTCCTCGGTTTGGTCAACATCATCCACTGGGAATCCACTCTTCTCAACTCGAGTAGACCGATCTGTTCCATTTCCACATCagcatcaaaatcaaagtcGTAGCCATCATCACTTCCATGTTGGGTCTGCACCATCTGGTGTTCCTCTAGAAAAGCATTTTGGATTCGTCCCAGAGTCTTCAAAGGACGCTTTGTTCATGAACACTGTTGGTCTTCAAGGAATGAGTGGAATGGGTCTCAACGGTGGAAGTTTCTCTTCCAAAATGGCAAATAATGGGATCATTAACTCTGGAAGCATGGCCGAAAACGGTTTTTCAAGTTACAGAATGATGTCTTCACCGAGATTCAGCCCCATGTTCTTAAGCAGCGGTCTAAACCCAGGGCGGTTCGCCTCTGGCTTTGACAGTTTGTATGAAAATGGTAGGCCTCGTAGAGTTGAGAACAATTCGAACCAGGTTGAGAGCAGGAAACAGTTTCAACTTGATTTGGAGAAAATTCTTAATGGAGAGGATTCTCGGACTACCTTGATGATTAAAAACATTCCAAACAA ATACACCTCGAAGATGTTGTTAGCTGCAATCGATGAAAAGAACCAAGGAACTTACAACTTTCTCTATTTGCCCATTGATTTCAAG AACAAATGCAATGTGGGCTATGCATTCATCAACATGCTCAATCCAGAACTCATCATTCCATTTTATGAG GCTTTTAATGGGAAGAAGTGGGAGAAGTTCAACAGTGAGAAAGTAGCTTCATTGGCATATGCTCGGATACAAGGAAAATCTGCCCTTATAGCCCATTTTCAGAACTCAAGCTTGATGAATGAAGATATGCGTTGTCGTCCAATTATCTTCGACACTCCCAACAATCCAGAGTCTGTTGAACAG GTTGTTGATGAGGAATCTAAGAATATGGACCTCCTCGACTCTCAGCtcagtgatgatgatggcaGAGAGAGAAGCTGA
- the SAUR63 gene encoding SAUR-like auxin-responsive protein family (SAUR-like auxin-responsive protein family; CONTAINS InterPro DOMAIN/s: Auxin responsive SAUR protein (InterPro:IPR003676); BEST Arabidopsis thaliana protein match is: SAUR-like auxin-responsive protein family (TAIR:AT1G29430.1); Has 30201 Blast hits to 17322 proteins in 780 species: Archae - 12; Bacteria - 1396; Metazoa - 17338; Fungi - 3422; Plants - 5037; Viruses - 0; Other Eukaryotes - 2996 (source: NCBI BLink).) has protein sequence MINAKKLMKMAKKWQQRAALHRKRISFQRSSVFTSSSSTVEKGCFVVYTADKIRFAFPISYLSNSVVQELLKISEEDFGLPTEGPITLPFDSAFLEYLVKLIQRRMDEDTEKALLLSISSARCSFQPQEQQCSTTQQLLVF, from the coding sequence atgataaacgCAAAGAAGCTTATGAAGATGGCTAAGAAATGGCAACAAAGAGCAGCCCTCCACAGGAAAAGAATCTCATTTCAGAGATCAAGTGTCTTTACTAGCAGCTCTTCTACTGTAGAAAAGGGTTGTTTCGTGGTTTACACGGCGGATAAAATCCGCTTTGCTTTTCCAATAAGTTATCTGAGCAACTCTGTTGTCCAGGAGCTATTGAAAATATCTGAAGAAGATTTCGGTCTCCCAACGGAAGGACCAATCACATTACCATTCGATTCGGCCTTTTTAGAGTATCTCGTCAAACTGATCCAAAGACGAATGGATGAAGATACAGAAAAGGCTTTGTTATTGTCAATCTCAAGTGCTAGATGCTCTTTTCAACCACAAGAACAACAATGTAGTACTACGCAACAGTTGCTTGTATTTTAG
- the PAI3 gene encoding phosphoribosylanthranilate isomerase 3: MSTGLSNRKVSFSSVGYAQNRKLSCSVSSTENVAPKDDDRGKDRPLVKMCGITSARDAAMAVEAGADFIGMIIWPHSKRSISLSVAKDISQVAREGGAKPVGVFVEDDENTILRAADSSDLELVQLHGNSSRAAFSRLVRERKVIYVLNANEDGKLLNVVPEEDGHLADWILVDSATGGRFNHNNFLLWKRI, translated from the exons ATGTCTACag GTTTAAGCAATCGAAAGGTGTCTTTTTCAAGTGTCGGGTATGCTCAGAACAGGAAATTGAGCTGCAGTGTTTCCAGCACAGAGAATGTAGCTCCTAAGGATGATGACAGAGGAAAGGATAGACCTTTGGTTAAGATGTGTGGCATCACATCAGCCAGAGATGCAGCTATGGCAGTTGAGGCTGGTGCTGATTTCATTGGGATGATTATTTGGCCACATTCAAAACGATCCATTTCTCTTTCTGTTGCAAAGGATATTTCCCAAGTGGCCAGGGAAGGTGGGGCCAAACCTGTTGgtgtttttgttgaagatgatgagaacaCGATACTCAGAGCAGCTGATTCCTCTGACCTTGAGCTTGTGCAG CTTCATGGTAATAGTTCACGTGCTGCTTTCTCGAGGTTAGTACGGGAAAGGAAAGTCATATATGTCCTTAATGCAAATGAGGATGGAAAGCTCCTGAATGTAGTTCCTGAAGAGGATGGTCATCTCGCTGATTGGATTCTTGTGGATAGTGCAACGGGTGGGAG GTTCAATCATAACAATTTTCTGCTGTGGAAAAGGATTTAA
- a CDS encoding uncharacterized protein (unknown protein; FUNCTIONS IN: molecular_function unknown; INVOLVED IN: biological_process unknown; LOCATED IN: endomembrane system; Has 0 Blast hits to 0 proteins in 0 species (source: NCBI BLink).) has protein sequence MVSDVQSLIIVFGHFVFLRQKVISGFATLLAYHISYLLLLIPGYIYISIFGLVWVLTSLLLLFFVSSCVFMWSCAGFVGLFSWCRIGF, from the coding sequence ATGGTATCTGATGTCCAAAGTTTGATAATTGTGTTTGGACATTTCGTTTTTCTTAGGCAGAAAGTGATTTCAGGCTTTGCGACACTGTTAGCTTATCACATAAGCTACCTGTTACTTTTAATACCTGGTTACATCTATATATCAatctttggtttggtttgggttttaaCATCATTGctccttttgtttttcgtATCATCTTGTGTTTTTATGTGGTCTTGTGCAGGATTTGTTGGCTTGTTCTCTTGGTGTAGGATTGGCTTCTAA
- the PAI3 gene encoding phosphoribosylanthranilate isomerase 3, which yields MSTGISSDLHLHPRALNFSKTSKSGLSNRKVSFSSVGYAQNRKLSCSVSSTENVAPKDDDRGKDRPLVKMCGITSARDAAMAVEAGADFIGMIIWPHSKRSISLSVAKDISQVAREGGAKPVGVFVEDDENTILRAADSSDLELVQLHGNSSRAAFSRLVRERKVIYVLNANEDGKLLNVVPEEDGHLADWILVDSATGGRFNHNNFLLWKRI from the exons ATGTCTACag GAATATCCTCTGATCTCCACCTCCATCCTAGAGCTCTGAATTTCTCCAAAACCTCCAAATCTG GTTTAAGCAATCGAAAGGTGTCTTTTTCAAGTGTCGGGTATGCTCAGAACAGGAAATTGAGCTGCAGTGTTTCCAGCACAGAGAATGTAGCTCCTAAGGATGATGACAGAGGAAAGGATAGACCTTTGGTTAAGATGTGTGGCATCACATCAGCCAGAGATGCAGCTATGGCAGTTGAGGCTGGTGCTGATTTCATTGGGATGATTATTTGGCCACATTCAAAACGATCCATTTCTCTTTCTGTTGCAAAGGATATTTCCCAAGTGGCCAGGGAAGGTGGGGCCAAACCTGTTGgtgtttttgttgaagatgatgagaacaCGATACTCAGAGCAGCTGATTCCTCTGACCTTGAGCTTGTGCAG CTTCATGGTAATAGTTCACGTGCTGCTTTCTCGAGGTTAGTACGGGAAAGGAAAGTCATATATGTCCTTAATGCAAATGAGGATGGAAAGCTCCTGAATGTAGTTCCTGAAGAGGATGGTCATCTCGCTGATTGGATTCTTGTGGATAGTGCAACGGGTGGGAG GTTCAATCATAACAATTTTCTGCTGTGGAAAAGGATTTAA
- a CDS encoding SAUR-like auxin-responsive protein family (SAUR-like auxin-responsive protein family; CONTAINS InterPro DOMAIN/s: Auxin responsive SAUR protein (InterPro:IPR003676); BEST Arabidopsis thaliana protein match is: SAUR-like auxin-responsive protein family (TAIR:AT5G27780.1); Has 636 Blast hits to 622 proteins in 19 species: Archae - 0; Bacteria - 0; Metazoa - 0; Fungi - 0; Plants - 636; Viruses - 0; Other Eukaryotes - 0 (source: NCBI BLink).) codes for MMINAKKLMKLAKKWQQRAALKRKRISFQRSSITTSSQTAVEKGCFVVYTADKIRFSFPLSYLSNTIVQELLKISEEEFGLPTEGPITLPFDSAFLEYLINLIQRRMDEDTEKALLLSISSARSSFQPQQHCSATQQLLVF; via the coding sequence atgatgataaacgCAAAGAAGCTCATGAAGTTGGCCAAGAAATGGCAACAAAGAGCAGCCctcaagagaaaaagaatttcATTTCAGAGATCAAGTATTACTACTAGCAGCCAAACAGCTGTAGAAAAGGGTTGTTTCGTGGTTTACACGGCTGATAAGATCCGTTTTTCATTTCCCTTAAGTTACCTAAGCAACACTATTGTCCAAGAGCTCTTGAAAATATCTGAAGAAGAGTTCGGTCTCCCGACGGAAGGACCAATCACATTGCCATTCGATTCGGCCTTTTTAGAGTATCTCATCAATCTGATCCAAAGACGAATGGATGAAGATACAGAAAAGGCTCTGTTATTGTCAATCTCAAGTGCTAGAAGCTCTTTTCAACCACAACAACATTGTAGTGCTACTCAACAGTTGCTTGTGTTTTAG
- the PAI3 gene encoding phosphoribosylanthranilate isomerase 3 — protein MSTGISSDLHLHPRALNFSKTSKSGLSNRKVSFSSVGYAQNRKLSCSVSSTENVAPKDDDRGKDRPLVKMCGITSARDAAMAVEAGADFIGMIIWPHSKRSISLSVAKDISQVAREGGAKPVGVFVEDDENTILRAADSSDLELVQLHGNSSRAAFSRLVRERKVIYVLNANEDGKLLNVVPEEDGHLADWILVDSATGGRYLDQLLSFFALSHCNVFLRGTSYTITLVHETVCLSQVTEISRV, from the exons ATGTCTACag GAATATCCTCTGATCTCCACCTCCATCCTAGAGCTCTGAATTTCTCCAAAACCTCCAAATCTG GTTTAAGCAATCGAAAGGTGTCTTTTTCAAGTGTCGGGTATGCTCAGAACAGGAAATTGAGCTGCAGTGTTTCCAGCACAGAGAATGTAGCTCCTAAGGATGATGACAGAGGAAAGGATAGACCTTTGGTTAAGATGTGTGGCATCACATCAGCCAGAGATGCAGCTATGGCAGTTGAGGCTGGTGCTGATTTCATTGGGATGATTATTTGGCCACATTCAAAACGATCCATTTCTCTTTCTGTTGCAAAGGATATTTCCCAAGTGGCCAGGGAAGGTGGGGCCAAACCTGTTGgtgtttttgttgaagatgatgagaacaCGATACTCAGAGCAGCTGATTCCTCTGACCTTGAGCTTGTGCAG CTTCATGGTAATAGTTCACGTGCTGCTTTCTCGAGGTTAGTACGGGAAAGGAAAGTCATATATGTCCTTAATGCAAATGAGGATGGAAAGCTCCTGAATGTAGTTCCTGAAGAGGATGGTCATCTCGCTGATTGGATTCTTGTGGATAGTGCAACGGGTGGGAGGTACCTAGATCAACTTTTAAGTTTCTTCGCACTGTCTCATTGTAATGTATTCCTTCGAGGAACGAGTTACACAATCACTCTAGTCCATGAAACCGTTTGTCTTTCACAAGTGACTGAAATATCAAGAGTGTGA
- a CDS encoding SAUR-like auxin-responsive protein family — protein sequence MQQAYWILHQPQLAFKELRYTTQFAHLFLFPILNSFSLNIMMNTKKLLKMAKKWQQRAALRRKRISFHRSTDTTSSSTAAEKGCFVVYTSDRIRFAFPISYLSNSVIQELLKISEEEFGIPTEGPITLPFDSVFLEYLIRLVQRRMDGDTEKALITSISSTRCSLPCSFQLQEHSSTRLVF from the coding sequence atgCAACAAGCCTATTGGATTCTTCATCAACCACAACTTGCATTCAAAGAGTTACGTTATACAACACAATTTGCacatctcttcctctttccaATCTTAAACAGCTTTTCCCTAAATATAATGATGAACACAAAGAAGCTCTTGAAGATGGCCAAGAAATGGCAACAGAGAGCTGCCTTAAGAAGGAAAAGAATCTCTTTTCATAGATCAACTGATACTACTAGCAGCTCAACCGCTGCAGAGAAGGGCTGTTTTGTGGTTTACACATCCGATAGAATCCGCTTTGCTTTTCCAATAAGTTATCTGAGCAACTCTGTTATCCAAGAGCTCTTGAAGATATCCGAAGAAGAGTTTGGCATCCCCACGGAAGGACCAATCACATTGCCATTCGATTCGGTTTTCTTGGAGTATCTCATCAGATTGGTCCAAAGACGAATGGATGGAGACACAGAAAAGGCTCTTATAACGTCAATCTCTAGTACTAGATGTTCTTTACCATGCTCTTTTCAACTTCAAGAACATAGTAGTACTCGGCTTGTATTTTag
- a CDS encoding SAUR-like auxin-responsive protein family (SAUR-like auxin-responsive protein family; CONTAINS InterPro DOMAIN/s: Auxin responsive SAUR protein (InterPro:IPR003676); BEST Arabidopsis thaliana protein match is: SAUR-like auxin-responsive protein family (TAIR:AT1G29510.1); Has 732 Blast hits to 717 proteins in 22 species: Archae - 0; Bacteria - 0; Metazoa - 0; Fungi - 0; Plants - 732; Viruses - 0; Other Eukaryotes - 0 (source: NCBI BLink).): MMNTKKLLKMAKKWQQRAALRRKRISFHRSTDTTSSSTAAEKGCFVVYTSDRIRFAFPISYLSNSVIQELLKISEEEFGIPTEGPITLPFDSVFLEYLIRLVQRRMDGDTEKALITSISSTRCSLPCSFQLQEHSSTRLVF, translated from the coding sequence ATGATGAACACAAAGAAGCTCTTGAAGATGGCCAAGAAATGGCAACAGAGAGCTGCCTTAAGAAGGAAAAGAATCTCTTTTCATAGATCAACTGATACTACTAGCAGCTCAACCGCTGCAGAGAAGGGCTGTTTTGTGGTTTACACATCCGATAGAATCCGCTTTGCTTTTCCAATAAGTTATCTGAGCAACTCTGTTATCCAAGAGCTCTTGAAGATATCCGAAGAAGAGTTTGGCATCCCCACGGAAGGACCAATCACATTGCCATTCGATTCGGTTTTCTTGGAGTATCTCATCAGATTGGTCCAAAGACGAATGGATGGAGACACAGAAAAGGCTCTTATAACGTCAATCTCTAGTACTAGATGTTCTTTACCATGCTCTTTTCAACTTCAAGAACATAGTAGTACTCGGCTTGTATTTTag
- a CDS encoding SAUR-like auxin-responsive protein family — protein MMNTKKLIKMAKKWQQRAALHRKRISFQRSSSATSSTAAEKGCFVVYTTDSTRFAFPLSYLSNSVFQELLKISEEEFGLPTGGPITSPFDSVFLEYLIKLVQRRMDADTEKALLMSISSARCSSQCSLKLQERSTQQLLVF, from the coding sequence ATGATGAACACAAAAAAGCTAATCAAGATGGCCAAGAAGTGGCAACAAAGAGCAGCCCTCCACAGGAAAAGGATCTCATTTCAAAGATCAAGTAGTGCTACTAGCTCAACCGCTGCAGAGAAGGGTTGTTTTGTGGTTTACACGACAGACAGCACACGCTTTGCTTTTCCGCTAAGTTACCTGAGTAACTCTGTTTTCCAAGAACTCTTGAAGATCTCTGAAGAAGAGTTTGGCCTCCCAACTGGTGGACCTATCACATCGCCATTCGATTCAGTTTTCTTGGAGTATCTCATCAAATTGGTCCAAAGACGAATGGATGCAGACACAGAAAAGGCTTTGTTAATGTCAATCTCTAGTGCTAGATGTTCTTCCCAATGCTCTTTGAAACTACAAGAACGTAGTACTCAACAATTGCTTGTATTTTAG
- the PAI3 gene encoding phosphoribosylanthranilate isomerase 3 — MSTGLSNRKVSFSSVGYAQNRKLSCSVSSTENVAPKDDDRGKDRPLVKMCGITSARDAAMAVEAGADFIGMIIWPHSKRSISLSVAKDISQVAREGGAKPVGVFVEDDENTILRAADSSDLELVQLHGNSSRAAFSRLVRERKVIYVLNANEDGKLLNVVPEEDGHLADWILVDSATGGRYLDQLLSFFALSHCNVFLRGTSYTITLVHETVCLSQVTEISRV; from the exons ATGTCTACag GTTTAAGCAATCGAAAGGTGTCTTTTTCAAGTGTCGGGTATGCTCAGAACAGGAAATTGAGCTGCAGTGTTTCCAGCACAGAGAATGTAGCTCCTAAGGATGATGACAGAGGAAAGGATAGACCTTTGGTTAAGATGTGTGGCATCACATCAGCCAGAGATGCAGCTATGGCAGTTGAGGCTGGTGCTGATTTCATTGGGATGATTATTTGGCCACATTCAAAACGATCCATTTCTCTTTCTGTTGCAAAGGATATTTCCCAAGTGGCCAGGGAAGGTGGGGCCAAACCTGTTGgtgtttttgttgaagatgatgagaacaCGATACTCAGAGCAGCTGATTCCTCTGACCTTGAGCTTGTGCAG CTTCATGGTAATAGTTCACGTGCTGCTTTCTCGAGGTTAGTACGGGAAAGGAAAGTCATATATGTCCTTAATGCAAATGAGGATGGAAAGCTCCTGAATGTAGTTCCTGAAGAGGATGGTCATCTCGCTGATTGGATTCTTGTGGATAGTGCAACGGGTGGGAGGTACCTAGATCAACTTTTAAGTTTCTTCGCACTGTCTCATTGTAATGTATTCCTTCGAGGAACGAGTTACACAATCACTCTAGTCCATGAAACCGTTTGTCTTTCACAAGTGACTGAAATATCAAGAGTGTGA